The Elaeis guineensis isolate ETL-2024a chromosome 5, EG11, whole genome shotgun sequence DNA segment CGAATATGTTGCtgtcagaagttgttgtgctcaaatcttgtggattaaacaacaactcgagaattttgacatcaaacttaataaaatttcAATTAAATGTGACAATATAAGTACAATTAACCTAACTAAAAATTTCatccaacactcaagatctaaacatattaagataagacatcatttcataagagatcatGTGTAAAATGATGATATAATGCTTGAATTTGTTAGCATAGATAGACAATTAGCTGACATTTTTGCCAAACCTCTCAGTGAAGAAAGATTTAGTATAATTAGAAGAGAGCTAGGAATGTATTatcatttagattagatatctcaTGTTAAGGTAAGCCAACATAAACTCAAATTGTCTTGATCCAATAAATCTAAGGATTCCctgaaatttcaaaaattttcacaaTCTGaagcttgagtcgactcatggttaaGTTTGAGTCGACTCACTCTTGAGTTGGCTCATGGACGAAAATTGGATTTTTAAACCCGAGCGCCTTCACTTCGATTCACTTTACCTCCTTCACTGTTTGCCTTAGGGTCCCCCAAATACTCTCTAAGAACCCCATCTCGCCTATTCCTTTTGCCGATTTCCCTCTATTTCTTAATACATTTGCCGGATTCGAATGGATCGACGTAGGAAATCCATGTCCTCCGGTCCACCAAGGAAGATGTCGCAAGCCATGAGGGAGCCCCCAAGTGATTTCGACTCTGAGTTTGAGGTAGAAAACTTACCTCCCCGTTCTCCTACACCAAAATCCCCTTCCCTCTTAGATAGACAAGTGACAATAGGCCGAAATGTGGATTTTCAGTTCTTTGATTGAGAGGGTTTTAGGTTTGGCAACCGGATTCGGCTGCAAGAATGGGGGGAGTTCTTTTCCATGAATAAGCCCACTTATCCATgcctcatgcatgaattttatcaGTCCATGGCCAGAGGGGACAACAATCTGGGATGTACTGTCAAAGGCGTCTCGTTTGTTATCACCCCAGAGAAACTAGGTCAGATCAGGAAATACCATACGAGGGAGTAGCACCCTGCCACCTTATTAATAAGGACCTAGCCCTAAGGATGATCTTGGGTAAAGAGAACATTCAAGGGACTTTCGGGCTTCAAGCCAAATTTCTGTCAGTAAAGATGAGAATTCTCAGTCACATGTAGCTCGGATCATTCTACCAAAGATCGGGCATTTTGATCTTGTCTCGAATCGAGTTATTGGTATTATGGATTGTATCATCCGGGGTTAGAGACTGAACCTTCTGCAAATCATCTTCTCCCAGATGAGAGACAGTGTAGGGAGAGCGAGAGCATGTTTACCCTACGACAAGGCACTGACCTCGATATTTCGGGAGGTTGGGATTGACCTAGAAGGAGAGCTGTCAATAGAACTCCACCACACCGACACTTATGATGAGAGCACCGTCTTTCGCATGGGATGCCGTCGAGAGGATCAGAGATGGATGAGACATATTAAGGAGCAGCAGCCACAGCAGCCCATAGATGCAGGAGGACCGAGTCATCCTGCTGATATTGAGTCAGATGTGCCTCCTGCTCAGCCTTCCGACTCCTTTATCACTCCTAGACGATCAGTGAGACCTCCACTAGTCCAGACTCAGTTAGACGACGATCAGGTGGCTAAGATTAGACAGTATGTTTTGGAGGGTCTTCGATCTCAGATTAGTAGTTTATCATCCGAGGTCAGTTGGTTGGCACAGAGGATTGATGTACTGGAGCAGAGAGAGAGCTCTGGTGTGCCTCAGAGTGTTGCATTGTCACTCCTAGCTTCCATGAGGCAGCTAGCagatcttttgaagacccatCACCCATCCACAGTAGCAGCGACAGCGGCCGCATCATCAACCGCGGTAGGAGCAACAGAGGCCATAGAAGAGGCAGCTGCTGACATCACTTTTGATACAGTTGTTCCTTCTATCGAGCAGCCACCCCCGAGCGTACCTACTCAGCCTTCTACATCTTCTCAGACTCCTAGATCCATCAAGACCTACACTCGATCTACTGTAGGCGGACCTTCCACTAGGACTAGAAGCAAGCGATCAGGCCTTCCAATTCCTAGGCCAAGTTCCTCTATCGCTCCTGAGATAGTTTCTGATGAGGATTAGGCCTAGATTCGCCTTTAGGATCAATGCTAATTATGTTGTTTTCTCATATGTCATAGGACCTAGATTCAGTACACCTTAGTAGTTGGCTTTGTATGTTGTCGTTTTTGGCTTATCAAAATTTGTTCTGAATGATATACTGTTTCGGCCATATTTTTTGTATACAGTACATATTTTGGTAATCTATATACTTTCATTTcacttatatatatattataaatgttATGCTAGTTTCTCCTTGTCTTTGTGATTGCTCTAATATTTttgtttgatgatgacaaaaagggagagagagaagtaaTAGGCTAAGGGGGAGCACAACAAGAAATATGTATGACTAAGGGAAAGcactttaattttttgaatttgacaCCAAGAAGTAAAATGTATGGTTAAGGGGGAGAATAATTCAAATTTTAAGAAAGGGAGAACTATTCAAGAAATTCCAAATTTTAATCCCTTTGAAGAATATGCATGGCTAAGGGTAAAAtacttcaaattttaaattccttGAGAATGTGTCAATTGTGTTGACGTACAAAGGGGAAGTAATATAAGTGTGTCATTTtagcaaaataataaaaatggCACACTTGGCACACTAATGGCACACTTGGCACACTTGAGGAAATAGATCATACAAAATGAAACTTAGTGAATCTTCTTGAGTAAAGATCATCATAGCATTCGCACAAAGAAAAGATGTGTCATAGCATGATCTGAATATAGTTAACAATACAAAATTTTTGTGTAGATGATTGATTGAAAATGTGATGGAACTATGCAATTTAATCTTAAAATCTGAGAATGTTCTAATTTATCACTCaaaagttttatcatcatcaaaaaggaagagactgTTAACtccgaaattgattttgatgaataacaaaatttTTAAGTAGATTTTTGGCACCAATGATCTATTTGAGTGTAgtgaaaaattcagatagtttggaCCATATAATGTCAAAGCTCAAGATTTTTGAATGAAGAGATTGGAGAAGGAAGACCTAAGAAGCTAAGCCAAGCAATTTTTTGAAGAGACAGGGTCTTGAGCCGACTCAGTAAGAGTTTGAGCCAGCTCTAACACGCATTCAGCACTTGACACacattttgagtcgactcaagaacATTTGAAAATCTGTCACAGGCCTTAAGCCGACTCATGCACAGAATGAGCTGGCTCCGGTATGCAGAAAGGCACTAGCACAGGCTTGATCTGACTCAAGAATTGTTTGAGCCGGCTCGTCTCAAAAAACAAAAAGTTGAATTTTCTGGAGAACTCGTCTGAGCCGACTCAAGAACATCATGAGCCGACTCAAGGACAAGTTGAGCCGACTCGACAGCTTCTGACAACAGTAACGGCTAGCTTTTAAAACGTACAAAATTGATCCGAGAGCTCTCCAAACGGCCATTTCTCGTCCACCAACGGCTACAAAACCATTTTTAATGTTCCTAACTTGGATTAGAAAGATTCTAAGTGTGTATTAAAGCAAGGGAATGCAAGAAAACAAAGGAACaagagagaaaaatcagaaaCACATTCAAAATTCTGTGCAACCCTTCAAGTGAGCTTAAAAAAAGTCTTTACTTCATTTCAACCATCCAACCTGTAGTGCATTCAAGTTTTTCTCAAGTGAAGGAAGGAAGCATTCATTGCAAAAGCCCTCCAATCTCTCGTCTTGTGCATCAAAGCTTCAAATCAGCTCTTCAAGGAGTTTGTcttgtatttaaatttttgcaCTTATATTTTCTGTATTTCAAATTTCAATAAGATTTGAAACTTGGGGGATAGGCTTATCCAAGTCTTGAATTGGATTTGTTTAAGCCTAGGAGTGGCTTGGGGATatattttgattggtgagcccaCAAAACCAATCGGATTTAGATTGTGATCCCGTTAAAACAATTTTGCCATAATCTTagtgattatagtgaaattttcaagaGAGTTTCTtgaggagtggacgtaggtgttggattgacaccgaaccactataaaaactTGTTATTTGTATGTGTGATCTTCCTTATGAGCTCTATTTATTTTCTGCTCATCTAGTCACTGCATATTCAGCATATAATTATAATTGTTCTGCACAtacatatttaaatctgaaaaaattttataaaacccaattcactcccCCTCTTAGGTTGTATTTCTGGGCAACAATTCATGTTAAGGATAGACTGAATGAATGCCTCAGAGAGATCAAACTCGATAAATGGCCAATAACTCCGATGATCAGGATGAAAATCCATCCAATTGGATTGCCAAGAGCTTGGTCATGGAAAATGAAAGAGATAACGCTCACGAAAACCATCAcaagaacaaattagatgagattAATTCAATCCAACATACCAAACCAGCTCCTGAAAAGAGAATATCATTCTATTTCTAATGGTATAAATATAACATTCCCTTTTAGTATCAAAGAATTAATCCTATCTACCAAGTCTAAGGTGTTCAAAGCTTCTCCTGATGCTAAGTTATTGGAGAATATTGATTATATGCAATGGCCCTTAGTCAGTGGTAGGTCTCAAAGTTCAAAAGCAAAAAACCCCAGCAACGTTAGAATCTTCTAAGAAAACAAGAAGTTGTTGTCATTTGTCCATAATATAATTCCTAAGAAAATGTTTTCTTACTGTGACCATTTTTATAAGACATTAGACATCACAATTAACAGAATTTACTTATATCAATTCAGCTTTAAGAGAAGGAGATTAGAATCATGTTATCTATATTGATCTATATAAAAACTGTATCGGATGGATCATCGGCGGACATTTTTAACTTACATTATTCGAAGATATTTCATAGGCTTAAAAACAAGCAGCTGCACTAACTAGATTGcacaaaaaatgaaaataaacgACCAAAATCAAAACTGACAGTAAAAAAATCAAGTGAAACACCTTCTGAACCAAGAATCGGCAAGCTGCATGCCTCCCAACTTCCAGCAGCTACAGAACAGAGAGCAAACAGAATTCCACAGAGAGAAGTAGCAAGTAAAGCGTCAAAAGAAACagcaaaaaatgaaaataaacatAATGAAAGGCAAGTACAACACTTTCTGATACTGGAATTCACAAGCTGAATGCCCTTCCCATATTCCAACAGCCACATGCCAGAGAGAAAACAAAATTCCACAGAGTATATAGAAACGAATGTAAACCCGTCCTATGGTAAGACCGAAGAGCAGTAGTAAAAAGGGAGCGAAACAGCACACCCAGAAGTCTACCTGATCGTAACTCTTCAATCCTCCCGCCGTTCAGAGCTCGAACTCCTCCTCCCGGAGCGCTGCCTGTGCCGCCTCTTCCTCTTCATCATCGAGCACAAAGTACTGGTTCCTCTCCACCGGCCTAAACATATAAAACATAAAGATATAGAAAGCAAGGCTAGCAGTCTCCTCTGCCGCCACGCTCACCCACCGGTACTTGTACGACGCGATCGTCTTGAGTGCATACACCACGACCCTCGTGAAATACAGGTACCCGATGACTACAAGGTAGAACTGCCGGAAAAGAGTGAGCTTGGCGAGAGTCCTGGCAGCCTTCCCATCGGTCTTGGAGGTCTCGCGGAGGGATCGGATCGACCAGACGATCGGGAACAGCACGGCGCAGCAGCAGATGATGTCGATGAGGAGGAAGACTTGGTTCCAGGTGACCCAGTCCCGGATGAAAGGCCCAGTCTCGCCAATGACAATTGAAGCAATGTTAGCGATCACCTGGAGCGGGATCACGACCATAAggaccttcttctccttctcctggaGGAAGGGCTTGAGGAAGGACCAGCCGGTGCCGATGAGGACGATGACGGTGAACAAGAGGACACCTTTAAGGAACTGGAAGAGGTAGAACAGGACGTCCCAGCCATGGGGGGTGCCCGTGACGCGGACGTAGTGCTGGTCCTCGGCGGCGAAGAGAAGGTTGAAGGCCTTGGTGGTGAGAAGGCCGGCCATGAGGTAGTGGATCCGGTGGGAGGAGAGGCGGTTCTTGAGAAGACAGAAGTAGATCCAGACGGCGAGGAAGGCGACGTAGGCGAGGGCAAAGAAGAAGTAGAGGGAAGGGACGGGGGACTGGCCGACCGAGAGGTAATCGGGGGTTCCGTCGGGGCGAGCGTTGTACATCACGGTGCGGACGGCCATGGAGACCTGGGACTCGGGGTTGCAGTTGGCGAAGTACAGGCTGTACTCATCGGGATGGGTTATGTTGAAGGACTGGTGGAAATTGTTGTTGGGGGCGATGAGCTCGTTGAATTTGAAGAGAGGGTGGACGTGGGGGTTGGAGAGGACGCAGTCGGGGTTGGAATTAGGGTTAGGGTCAGGATTTTGCTGCTGCTGGCGCTGCTGGGATTCGTAGGTGGCCTCGATGAGGCCCTCGTCGGAGAGGAGGAAGAAGCCAAGGAGGTGGGGATCAGAGGAGAAGGCGAAGGAGACGTCAGATAGGGTGATGTTGACGAAGCCGTTGGGGGTGAAGCCAAACTTCTCGAAGAGGATGATGGGACGGGTGTCGGCAGTGATTTTTAGTGTTTTGATCTCCGCCATGGACGACGAAATTAGAGAGAAAAGGATGAGGAGAGGGAGGACAGAAGACACACCCATGGCGCCGGGGATCGGATCTGGGATTCTCCAGCGGCGGAGGTCGCGGCGGCAGCGGCAGAGGGCCGGCGCTTTAACTAGTGCCTTCTGGTTCTGGGCGATGACCGCGAGGGTGGACTAGGTGGGCAGCTCTTTTGTTCGGCTCGGCGACTAACGGTTTGTTACGGTACAGGTATCTGATAACTTAACGTGGTCCTAAAAAAAAGGATTTGAAATGGCCGTCCGTTTTGCGTGGTAATTTGGGATGTTGGTGTGATGATGACCGATATGaggttagaaaaaaaatagaggtttgattatatatatatatatatatatatattctatcatCATCGATGATATTTAATTGATGAAACagagaacttttttttttgtttggtaagAATGAAACAGAGAACATTTGATAATGCAGAAATTTAGAAAGTATTCCGTGAAAGCATTCataagatttatttttattcatgaatatcatatatttatatattattttattatttattatttaatatcatACCAATAATATTTAATTCAATGATAGAACGGAGGATATTtctatatgataaaaaaaaaaaagtattttataaaaatatagtaaataaatatcatatatttatataccacttcatcatctatataatattataaatattattaaatacctcaccaataatatttaatttaataataaaatagatattaattttataattataattaaaatatatatttcatgatttataaaaataataaattttttattaaaaatatttaaaaattaatcatattttaataatatattaatatattattaaaaattatatttcattagaaattaacaaaagtattcaataataaaataaaatattatacaaaaaaaaaactgtGCGATTGCACGGGTTGGTGCGCGTATCAGAGGGGGAACGGGATCCACTCTATTCccggatttttattttttcctgcccaaaaaattaaagaatgtaACGCGCTGCATGGCTTAACCGCGTGATCAGGCGTGTGAGAAACGCTACCACTTTGACGACTTTTGATTTGACTTTTGAGCCTTGGAGGCAACGTACTCGCGGATTTTCGCTTTGCCGCGTTGAATCCCAAAATGTTCATAGTGCGACCGTCCGATTGTTCTTCAATTGGTCCGTGGACCATTAATGGTTCGAAATATTATAACATAACAACAAcaatcagatctcataatccaaattaAGGATTAcatagctcttttagagattatTATCCCTAAAATAGCAATTCTTTCATCTAACTATTTAATAGTCCATAGTTATATcttttgttaaagaaatatttgctAGCAATTtgtcataaagaaaaaaaaggaagaaaaagaatagaGTTTGATGGCTCCTATTAAACAAAAAAATGAGGGCCTTGCAGATTCGACAATAGTTTTTCTTAACTTTTGGGATGAAATAAGTATTTGGGCCCTTATTAAGCTATTGGGTTTGGCACCAAAGAAAAACAAGCTTATACGGGACTTTCGTGTATCGAAAGCAACGTCCGAACAAATTAAAGTAGATTAATTTTAAGAAAAGCATCttgatgaattaaaatatattaggCTCTTAATTGATTGAAGCCCGGCAACAATATGCACAAATATTTACATATTACAATCTTAATAGTATAGTAGTAGACACCATtgactatttgctcaaataatatcattctttttagaagaaggaagaaggaagTAGAGGTTTGACTTTGATCGGAGAGAATCCTTAAATAAGAAGTAGAGGAATACCTTAGGTAGTATTTagatattcaaattttattcttaaaatagGAATATTAATTTTCAGAGAATTGCTATTCAtcttttttatttcagatttctgTTTGGTTGAAAATCTGGCATTCCACTTTTATTCCAGTGCAATTAATGCAGTGTTATTCCAACTATTATTTGGTTAACATAGAAATAAACTTTTTTTTCTATGAGGAATAGAggatgaatttttcaaaaaattcaagaATACCCTTGGCCAAGTTTATATACAGGATGAATTGAACGTGTACAAC contains these protein-coding regions:
- the LOC105045756 gene encoding protein CANDIDATE G-PROTEIN COUPLED RECEPTOR 7, producing the protein MGVSSVLPLLILFSLISSSMAEIKTLKITADTRPIILFEKFGFTPNGFVNITLSDVSFAFSSDPHLLGFFLLSDEGLIEATYESQQRQQQQNPDPNPNSNPDCVLSNPHVHPLFKFNELIAPNNNFHQSFNITHPDEYSLYFANCNPESQVSMAVRTVMYNARPDGTPDYLSVGQSPVPSLYFFFALAYVAFLAVWIYFCLLKNRLSSHRIHYLMAGLLTTKAFNLLFAAEDQHYVRVTGTPHGWDVLFYLFQFLKGVLLFTVIVLIGTGWSFLKPFLQEKEKKVLMVVIPLQVIANIASIVIGETGPFIRDWVTWNQVFLLIDIICCCAVLFPIVWSIRSLRETSKTDGKAARTLAKLTLFRQFYLVVIGYLYFTRVVVYALKTIASYKYRWVSVAAEETASLAFYIFMFYMFRPVERNQYFVLDDEEEEAAQAALREEEFEL